In one window of Methanomassiliicoccales archaeon DNA:
- the xth gene encoding exodeoxyribonuclease III: MRFVSWNVNGIRAIQKKGFSEWMVENDSEVICIQETKAHKEQLKDDLLRIGGYHSYFSTPERKGYSGVAIYTKEEPLSVEEGSGSVSFDIEGRVLIAEYPEFFLMNVYFPNGKASKERLRYKMDFYEHFLRFVNEKRKEKGVIVCGDVNTAHKEIDIARPKENSKVSGFLPEEREWIDRFLATGFLDTFREFDKSPNRYSWWDLKTRARERNVGWRIDYFFISEELRPNLKGAAIHEEIQGSDHCPISLEMDF; the protein is encoded by the coding sequence TTGCGTTTTGTATCTTGGAATGTGAACGGTATCAGGGCAATTCAGAAAAAAGGATTCTCGGAATGGATGGTGGAGAATGATTCTGAAGTGATCTGCATACAGGAGACAAAGGCCCACAAGGAACAGTTGAAGGATGATCTCCTCAGAATTGGTGGTTACCACTCTTATTTCTCCACTCCAGAAAGGAAAGGATACAGCGGGGTGGCCATATACACTAAGGAGGAGCCCCTTTCAGTCGAAGAGGGTAGCGGCTCAGTAAGTTTCGACATCGAGGGAAGAGTACTGATAGCTGAATACCCAGAGTTCTTCCTGATGAACGTCTACTTCCCCAATGGTAAGGCTTCAAAGGAGAGGCTCAGATACAAGATGGATTTCTATGAGCATTTCCTGAGGTTTGTCAATGAAAAAAGAAAGGAGAAGGGCGTAATCGTTTGCGGGGATGTCAACACCGCCCACAAGGAGATCGATATCGCAAGACCAAAGGAGAACTCCAAGGTATCTGGTTTTCTTCCTGAGGAACGAGAGTGGATCGACAGGTTTTTAGCCACTGGCTTCTTGGATACCTTCCGGGAATTTGACAAGTCTCCGAATCGCTATTCATGGTGGGATCTCAAGACCAGGGCCAGGGAGAGGAACGTAGGATGGAGGATAGATTACTTCTTCATCAGCGAAGAGTTGAGACCCAATCTTAAGGGGGCTGCCATCCACGAAGAGATCCAGGGATCGGATCACTGCCCTATCTCACTCGAAATGGACTTTTAA
- a CDS encoding NUDIX domain-containing protein, with the protein MAYDLEYRVWLKRNGRFLISNGRSRLLRSIEEKGSISKAAEEMGMSYRHAWGAIKKIEEALGTKVITSERGGQEGGASQLTEAGKEVLLAYENQVMMIDDLIKNRYQKPTLAADGIVIIDDQVVLIRRGREPYKGCFALPGGIVEYGENVESCIVRELEEETGLRTEILDMVGVYSEPGRDPRGHFVSVVFHLAKIGGNMESGDDAAEVKLFPLDQLPEMAFDHSQILRDFIEMRSEML; encoded by the coding sequence ATGGCCTACGATTTGGAGTACAGGGTATGGCTCAAGCGTAACGGCCGATTCCTCATCAGCAACGGAAGGTCAAGACTTCTGAGGTCCATTGAGGAGAAAGGATCGATATCCAAGGCGGCGGAGGAGATGGGGATGTCCTACCGCCACGCATGGGGGGCGATCAAGAAGATAGAAGAGGCGCTTGGTACCAAGGTCATCACCTCTGAAAGGGGCGGTCAAGAGGGGGGTGCGTCCCAACTCACCGAGGCGGGAAAGGAAGTTCTTCTCGCTTATGAAAACCAGGTCATGATGATCGATGACCTTATCAAGAATCGTTACCAGAAGCCCACCCTGGCTGCGGATGGTATCGTGATTATTGACGACCAGGTGGTCTTGATCCGCCGAGGGAGGGAGCCTTACAAGGGTTGCTTCGCCCTACCTGGGGGAATTGTCGAGTATGGAGAGAACGTTGAAAGCTGCATTGTCCGGGAACTCGAGGAGGAGACAGGACTGCGCACCGAGATACTCGACATGGTGGGCGTCTATTCCGAACCGGGAAGGGATCCCCGCGGACATTTCGTTTCAGTGGTGTTCCACCTGGCGAAGATCGGGGGTAACATGGAATCCGGTGACGATGCGGCGGAGGTGAAGCTCTTTCCCCTGGACCAGCTGCCGGAGATGGCCTTTGACCATTCCCAGATACTGAGGGATTTCATCGAGATGAGGAGCGAGATGCTCTGA
- a CDS encoding DNA polymerase II large subunit codes for MELYFKSLMEETERCYSVARRARSRGLDPETYVEIPKAEDLASRVEKILSDWKVEGVAERIRELSEDYNREEVSLLLAKEVAKMPAATREQAIDRAVRVGLAVLTEGILVAPLEGIAGAKIGRNSDGSEYLAIYFAGPIRSAGGTGQAMSVLIADVVRREHGIGNYRPTHGEVQRFKEEIPLYKQCQHLQYTPTNREIELIVKNCPVCVEGEGTEEMEISGYRDLPRIETNRVRGGACLVIAEGLCQKAPKIQKHVKKLGIDGWDFISEYINSKKSEGKDEGGPKVVPEYKYLKDIVAGRPVLSHPSRPGGFRLRYGRGRTTGLAAIAINPASMHALDDFIAIGTQIKIERPGKAGAVTPCDEIEGPILLLENGDLVQTDTVEELNPIRHRVTEIIDLGEVLIPFGEFVENNHLLVPSGYTLEWYRADLMQRVGSLPENWRNPGYDEALRLARDFGVALHPRYNLFWSDLPLEKLEELRNHLLSNARYEGNELRFVAGDVKRILEDLGALHKVQDDMIIIDFYALPILNALGLSAEEGRIVEILPFTGKDSLEAVSNVMGIRVMPRAVTRIGTRMARPEKAKERKMKPPPHVLFPLGINGGAQRLVKEAAQKGRIEVEVGVRRCPVCGKNTFTVSCECGSHTIPADLPSAQTVPMDEVLKNAMSRLEESITPDIKGVQGMISKNKTPEPMEKGILRAKNGVYVFKDGTIRYDMTDLPLTHFRPAEIGLTVERARELGYLTDMNGNELTDEYQLCELRVQDFISSRSCGDYMVKVAKFIDELLVKQYGLEPFYNIKTREDVIGHMGVGLAPHTSGGVLCRFIGFSGANVGYGHPFFHAAKRRNADGDEDSCLLLLDALINFSRAYLPDRRGGLMDAPLVLTTRLDPNEIDKEAHNLDVSDHYPIEFFEACTEYRHPKELEGVMDLVGGRIGSMLQYEQFGFTHDTMDIAEGPKNSAYKTLETMMDKMNAQLELARKIRAVDEADVVHRVITRHFLPDMIGNLKSFSGQKLRCTKCNAKYRRIPLKGRCYCGNNLTLTVHEKSVKKYLEITKEIGEKFGIPAYTQQRIALVEESINSLFENDKVKKCRLTDFM; via the coding sequence ATGGAACTCTACTTTAAATCACTGATGGAGGAGACCGAGCGCTGCTACTCTGTTGCCAGAAGGGCAAGATCTAGAGGGCTCGACCCCGAGACCTATGTGGAGATTCCCAAGGCCGAAGACCTTGCTTCCAGGGTAGAGAAGATACTATCTGACTGGAAGGTCGAGGGTGTGGCCGAGCGGATTAGGGAGCTCAGTGAGGATTACAACCGGGAGGAGGTCTCCCTCCTGCTGGCCAAGGAGGTGGCCAAAATGCCCGCTGCCACCCGGGAGCAGGCGATCGACCGTGCGGTCAGGGTAGGCCTGGCGGTGCTCACCGAAGGAATTCTTGTGGCACCCCTCGAGGGAATTGCCGGTGCCAAGATTGGCCGCAACTCGGACGGTAGCGAGTATCTAGCTATCTACTTCGCAGGGCCCATCAGATCAGCCGGCGGGACGGGACAGGCGATGAGCGTTCTCATCGCGGACGTGGTTCGGAGAGAGCACGGCATCGGTAATTACAGACCGACTCACGGTGAGGTGCAGAGGTTCAAGGAGGAGATCCCACTGTACAAACAGTGCCAGCATCTCCAGTACACTCCCACCAACCGAGAGATAGAGCTCATTGTGAAGAACTGCCCGGTATGCGTGGAGGGCGAGGGTACGGAGGAGATGGAGATATCTGGATACAGGGACCTCCCCCGGATAGAGACGAATAGGGTTCGAGGTGGGGCCTGCCTTGTCATTGCGGAGGGCCTTTGCCAGAAAGCTCCAAAGATACAGAAGCACGTGAAGAAGCTGGGAATAGATGGATGGGACTTCATCTCGGAGTACATCAATTCCAAGAAATCTGAGGGTAAGGACGAAGGTGGACCCAAGGTGGTGCCCGAGTACAAGTACCTCAAGGACATCGTGGCAGGAAGGCCGGTTCTTTCCCATCCCTCGAGGCCAGGAGGGTTTCGGCTTCGCTACGGGAGGGGTAGGACCACGGGATTGGCGGCCATCGCGATCAACCCCGCCTCGATGCATGCCCTCGATGACTTCATTGCCATAGGTACCCAGATAAAGATAGAGAGGCCTGGCAAGGCAGGAGCGGTCACGCCCTGTGACGAGATCGAAGGCCCGATCCTGCTGCTGGAAAATGGAGATCTGGTCCAGACCGATACCGTTGAGGAACTCAACCCCATCAGGCACCGTGTCACCGAGATAATCGACCTGGGTGAGGTGCTCATACCCTTTGGGGAGTTCGTCGAGAACAACCATCTATTGGTACCTAGCGGCTACACCCTGGAATGGTATCGGGCAGATCTGATGCAGAGAGTTGGATCTCTTCCCGAAAACTGGAGGAACCCTGGTTATGATGAGGCCCTTCGGCTTGCCAGGGACTTTGGGGTGGCGCTACATCCAAGATACAACCTCTTCTGGTCAGACCTCCCGCTCGAGAAACTGGAGGAGCTCAGGAACCATCTCCTTTCCAACGCCAGATATGAAGGGAATGAACTCAGATTTGTAGCGGGGGATGTGAAGCGCATCCTGGAGGACCTGGGAGCCCTCCACAAGGTGCAGGATGACATGATAATCATCGACTTCTATGCACTCCCCATCCTGAACGCTTTGGGGCTTTCGGCCGAAGAAGGCAGGATAGTGGAGATCCTACCATTCACCGGGAAGGACTCCTTGGAAGCGGTCTCGAACGTCATGGGCATCAGGGTCATGCCAAGGGCGGTCACCCGCATCGGCACCAGGATGGCAAGGCCGGAGAAGGCCAAGGAGAGGAAGATGAAGCCACCTCCGCATGTGCTGTTCCCGCTTGGCATCAATGGAGGAGCCCAGCGCCTAGTGAAGGAGGCGGCGCAAAAGGGGAGGATCGAAGTGGAAGTTGGTGTCAGGAGGTGTCCGGTCTGCGGCAAGAATACCTTCACCGTGAGTTGCGAGTGCGGGTCCCACACCATTCCCGCCGATCTTCCCTCCGCGCAGACCGTACCGATGGATGAGGTCCTCAAGAATGCCATGAGTAGACTGGAGGAATCCATAACTCCAGACATCAAGGGCGTCCAAGGCATGATCTCCAAGAACAAGACTCCTGAGCCCATGGAGAAAGGGATCCTGAGAGCCAAGAACGGCGTCTATGTCTTCAAGGATGGAACGATCAGGTACGACATGACTGACCTACCTCTGACCCACTTCCGACCAGCTGAGATCGGTCTAACGGTGGAGAGGGCAAGAGAGCTTGGATACCTGACCGACATGAACGGGAATGAATTGACAGATGAATATCAGCTTTGCGAGCTGAGGGTGCAGGATTTCATTTCCTCGCGGTCATGCGGTGACTACATGGTCAAGGTGGCGAAGTTCATCGATGAGCTACTAGTCAAGCAGTACGGTCTGGAACCGTTCTACAACATTAAAACGAGAGAGGATGTGATCGGCCATATGGGAGTAGGTTTGGCGCCCCACACCTCTGGAGGGGTTCTCTGCAGGTTCATCGGTTTCTCGGGAGCAAATGTGGGCTATGGGCATCCTTTCTTTCATGCGGCCAAAAGGAGGAACGCCGACGGTGACGAGGACAGTTGCCTGCTCCTTCTTGATGCGCTGATCAATTTCTCCAGAGCGTACCTTCCGGACAGAAGGGGCGGGCTTATGGATGCACCGCTAGTGCTAACCACGAGGCTCGATCCCAACGAGATCGACAAGGAGGCTCACAATCTGGACGTAAGTGATCATTACCCCATAGAGTTCTTTGAAGCCTGCACAGAGTACAGGCACCCCAAGGAGCTGGAAGGCGTCATGGATCTCGTGGGAGGAAGGATAGGTTCCATGCTTCAGTACGAGCAGTTCGGTTTCACCCATGACACCATGGACATAGCCGAGGGTCCTAAGAATTCCGCCTACAAGACCCTGGAGACCATGATGGACAAGATGAACGCTCAGCTCGAGTTGGCGAGGAAGATCAGGGCTGTGGATGAAGCTGATGTCGTGCATCGTGTTATCACAAGGCACTTCCTACCCGATATGATCGGCAATTTAAAGAGCTTTTCAGGACAGAAGCTGAGATGCACCAAGTGCAACGCCAAGTATAGGCGCATACCTCTCAAGGGGAGGTGTTACTGCGGCAACAATCTGACACTGACCGTTCACGAGAAGAGCGTGAAGAAGTACTTGGAGATAACCAAGGAGATCGGGGAGAAATTCGGTATTCCGGCGTACACCCAGCAGAGAATCGCGCTCGTGGAGGAGAGTATCAACTCTCTCTTTGAGAATGATAAAGTGAAAAAGTGCCGGTTGACCGATTTTATGTGA
- a CDS encoding winged helix-turn-helix transcriptional regulator, with amino-acid sequence MIDNKLDREILQLLQKNGKLTYEEISKKVGSPPSTIRDRIKRMEENRLILGYSTIIDEERVGMAADAYIAADVPPERISEAFAALFSMERVSEILKITGQRRIMFRIKAVNNEELMSIIDRDIRPLGFDNIEIKVVLDHLIRYPGL; translated from the coding sequence ATGATCGATAATAAGCTCGACCGGGAGATACTCCAACTTCTGCAGAAGAACGGAAAGCTCACCTACGAGGAGATCTCGAAAAAGGTCGGAAGCCCACCCTCCACGATCAGGGATCGCATCAAGCGCATGGAGGAGAATCGTCTTATCCTTGGATATTCCACCATTATAGATGAGGAACGTGTGGGCATGGCGGCGGACGCGTACATCGCGGCCGACGTCCCTCCTGAACGGATCTCAGAGGCATTCGCCGCCCTTTTCTCCATGGAAAGGGTCTCTGAGATTCTGAAGATAACTGGGCAACGAAGGATCATGTTCAGGATTAAAGCGGTGAACAACGAGGAACTTATGTCCATCATCGACAGGGATATTCGTCCTCTTGGCTTCGATAACATTGAGATAAAGGTGGTGCTTGACCACCTCATACGCTACCCTGGACTTTGA
- a CDS encoding GTP-binding protein, with the protein MIDWGRKIPTILTSKELLDKAFHKASKITLRGNTRLDTAKKTSLAKISASGDVLNSTLMKYVKAFPNLDRKEEFYSELVDVLVGVDPLKKSLGAVSWCAKKCSGLQREYLRRIRWSKDVTVVDHLRIEYYGRISSVVSQISKDLEFLGESRNKLRKLPNIDTGIPTAVIAGFPNVGKSQLIEKLSNARPAIAVYPFTTKGVGVGHFTNRWQTFQLVDTPGLLDRPLEERNAIERQAVLAIKYLADLIVFMIDPTETSGYSIDIQLHLLGSLKEWMPEVPIIEVENKVDLGRSTSDRIKISALDGEGVEELRVAIMEVLAASPKLSSEV; encoded by the coding sequence ATGATCGACTGGGGAAGGAAAATTCCCACCATACTCACATCCAAAGAGCTTCTTGACAAAGCCTTTCACAAAGCGTCCAAGATCACTCTCAGGGGCAATACCAGGTTGGATACCGCCAAGAAGACTTCGCTCGCAAAGATCTCAGCCTCGGGAGATGTGCTGAATTCGACCCTCATGAAGTATGTGAAGGCCTTCCCCAATCTCGACAGAAAGGAGGAATTCTACTCAGAACTGGTGGACGTACTGGTTGGAGTGGACCCTCTTAAGAAGTCGTTAGGGGCGGTCAGCTGGTGCGCCAAGAAATGCTCAGGCCTTCAACGCGAATACCTCAGGAGGATCAGATGGTCAAAGGATGTCACCGTAGTCGATCACCTGAGGATAGAGTACTACGGCAGGATCTCTTCAGTTGTGAGTCAGATATCCAAAGATCTGGAGTTCCTTGGCGAATCCAGGAATAAACTCAGGAAACTCCCCAACATCGATACAGGTATTCCCACAGCTGTCATAGCCGGTTTCCCGAATGTAGGTAAGAGCCAGCTTATTGAGAAGCTTTCGAATGCGAGACCTGCGATAGCCGTCTACCCATTCACTACCAAGGGGGTGGGAGTGGGTCACTTCACGAATCGATGGCAGACCTTCCAGCTAGTGGACACCCCGGGTCTCCTGGATCGGCCATTGGAGGAGAGGAACGCCATAGAGAGGCAGGCGGTTCTCGCGATCAAATACCTGGCAGATCTGATCGTGTTCATGATAGACCCGACCGAGACCTCTGGATACAGCATCGATATTCAGCTCCATCTCTTGGGGTCCCTGAAGGAGTGGATGCCAGAAGTACCGATCATAGAGGTTGAGAACAAGGTCGATCTTGGGCGGTCCACTTCGGACAGGATCAAGATATCTGCCCTTGACGGTGAGGGTGTGGAGGAGCTGAGGGTGGCCATCATGGAGGTGCTGGCAGCGAGTCCCAAGCTCTCATCCGAGGTATGA
- a CDS encoding HdeD family acid-resistance protein, whose protein sequence is MDETDMKQIEEQWKKRKWWEKVAVGLVALIFGILAFVLPGITLLTVTILFGSFALLLGFFSLFSGIIGKDMKQARWLFVAQGILGIIIGIIALAWPDITLLAMAYLVGAWAMIFGMFEIIAAVWTPQEAIGVFNNMSKGLLAASGLLSLIFGILIILFPGAGVLAILWIIATYAIILGVINIMLGLQQRKSAASI, encoded by the coding sequence ATGGACGAAACGGACATGAAACAGATCGAAGAACAGTGGAAGAAACGGAAGTGGTGGGAGAAGGTCGCTGTCGGACTCGTCGCCCTCATCTTCGGGATATTGGCCTTTGTGCTACCCGGGATCACGCTGCTCACCGTTACCATACTTTTCGGTTCTTTCGCATTGCTTCTGGGGTTCTTCTCACTATTCAGTGGCATTATTGGAAAAGACATGAAACAGGCTCGTTGGCTTTTTGTAGCTCAAGGCATCCTTGGAATAATCATAGGCATCATCGCGCTTGCATGGCCGGACATTACCCTCTTGGCAATGGCATACCTAGTTGGTGCTTGGGCGATGATCTTCGGGATGTTCGAGATAATTGCCGCCGTATGGACACCCCAAGAGGCCATCGGAGTCTTCAATAATATGAGCAAGGGTCTTCTAGCAGCTTCGGGGCTTCTTTCCCTGATTTTTGGAATACTGATCATATTATTTCCGGGCGCTGGAGTGCTGGCCATCCTGTGGATAATCGCCACATATGCCATTATCCTTGGAGTAATCAACATCATGTTGGGTCTCCAACAGAGGAAGTCAGCAGCCAGTATCTGA